GTTTCTAAAAATATACTTACAGACAACGCTACTTACGTTGTGATTCTTATAGCGGTTTTCTCAGGATATTACGGTACGCGCTATGTTGACGCTTCCGAAAAAAGACTCGGCATCATCGCTGCTGTTGCATTAGAAAGTTTATTAAAATTAATCTTTCTCGTTCTGCTAGGCGTTTTTGTTACTTACTTTGTTTTTAATGGTTTTGAAGATATTTATAATCAAGCTTCAAAAATTAAAGATTTCAGTTCCAAAAATACATTTAAAGGTTTGGAAGGAAGTCTTAACTGGATTATTCTTTGTCTTATTTCCATCTCGGCATTTTTCCTTTTGCCACGACAATTCCACACAAGTATTGTTGAAAATCGTCAGGAAAAACATTTGAAAACTGCTATTTGGTTTTTGCCATTGTACCTTTTAATTTTCAATTTGTTTGTCTTTCCGATTGCTTGGGGTGGGCGCGTTATTTTTGATGGTCAAGATGTCAATCCCGAATTCTACTCGATTCTTATTCCACAGTATTTTAATAAAGAATGGATTAGCGTTTTGGTATTTTTGGGCGGACTTAGCTCCTCGATTTCAATGATCATCATTTCGTCAATCAGCTTATCGATTATGCTTTCTAACAACCTGATTATTCCATTTGGTTGGATTGGAAAATTTAAAGAAAATCAAGTCGCAGAAAATACCCGAAGCATTACCAACATTAGAAAAATCAGCATTTTCATTTTGATTGTTGTATCGTTTATTTTTTACAAATATTTCATTTTAGAAACTTCTCTATACTCGGTTGGACTTATTTCGTTTGTCATTATTTCACAATTGGCACCCGCTTTTTTTGGGGCTATATTTTGGAAAAGAGGCAGGTCCAAAGCAGCAGTTATTGGACTCGTTGCAGGACTGATTATTTGTTATTTTGGACTAATTCTTCCGCAATATTATTTCTCTTATAACCACGAGTTCAAAGGATTTTTGAGAGGATTGTATGAGGCTTTTGCGTTTTTCAACATTCCGTATTTTGATCGCGTTAATCAGATTTTCTTTTGGTCAATTTTGGTCAATGCTGGATTGTTCACCTTTATTTCTGTAAGTGTAAAAGGTGACTACCGCGAGCGCAATTTTGCAGAATTGTATGTTGATATTAACAAATACATTCAGAATCACGAAAACGCTTTTATCTGGCGAGGAACGGCCTATGTATCGGATATTAAAAATATTCTTGAACGATTTCTTGGCACACAAAAAACCGAACAAGCATTGCGAGTTTTTAATTTGAAATATAATATTGAAACAAATGTGGAAACGGCAGATTCTCGTTTTATAAAATTCTCCGAAAATCTTTTAGCAGGAAGAATCGGGACAGCTTCCGCAAAAATTTTGATAGAAGGCGTTACCAAGGAAGACAAAATATCTTTACCCGAAGTTCTTAACATTCTTGAAGAATCCAAGGAAAATATTAGTCTTAATAAAAAGCTAACCGAAAAATCTAATGAACTGAGATCGCTCTCTGAAAAACTACAAGTTGCGAACGAGCATCTTATTGTAAAAGACAGACAGAAAGATGACTTTCTGGACAGTGTGGCGCACGAACTTCGCACCCCGATTACAGCAATACGCGCGGCTGGAGAGATATTAGCTGACGACGACGATATGCCTATTGAGATTAAAAAAGAATTTCTTAACAACATCATCACCGAATCGGATAGGTTGAGTGAAATTATCAACGATATTCTATATCTTGACAAATTAGAACACGGCAAAACGCCATTAAACATCGGTCGTTACAACATCATCGAAACTTATCAAAAAGCGATAAAACCTTTGCTACATTTGATAAAAAATAACGATATTCATTTGAGTTTGGTCAATCTTCTTTCTGACGAATTTTTCAATTATGATGAAGCCAGAATGATACAAGTTTTTCAGAATATTTATGGCAATGCGCTAAAATTCACAGACGAGCAAGGCATGATACAAACCAAGTTTTTGACACAGCAAGAAGATTTAATTATAAAAATATTTAATACTGGAAAACATATTCCAGAAAATGATTTGGATTCAATTTTTGATAAATTTTACCAATCGAATAATCAAAATATTATTAAACCAATAGGCAGCGGACTTGGACTTGCCATTTGTAAAAATATAATGATGGCGCACAATGGCAACATAAGTGCAGAAAATAGCGGTTTGGGAGTGACATTTAATTTGACACTTCCAACGATTTAAAAACAGAAAAGAGGAGATATGAAAACGATTTTAATTGCAGATGACGAACACAAAATATTGATGTCTTTAG
This genomic stretch from Chryseobacterium sp. POL2 harbors:
- a CDS encoding ATP-binding protein codes for the protein MNSFILFAVVMLYLALLFFVAHRAEKKKSKIWINNPYIYALSIAVYCTAWTYYGSIGVAVNQGLNYLAIYIGPVIIIPAWIYINTKIIRIARVNKISSIADFISLRYGNRRGFAALITLVCLFAIIPYIGLQIKAISETFHLLTNTPVSKNILTDNATYVVILIAVFSGYYGTRYVDASEKRLGIIAAVALESLLKLIFLVLLGVFVTYFVFNGFEDIYNQASKIKDFSSKNTFKGLEGSLNWIILCLISISAFFLLPRQFHTSIVENRQEKHLKTAIWFLPLYLLIFNLFVFPIAWGGRVIFDGQDVNPEFYSILIPQYFNKEWISVLVFLGGLSSSISMIIISSISLSIMLSNNLIIPFGWIGKFKENQVAENTRSITNIRKISIFILIVVSFIFYKYFILETSLYSVGLISFVIISQLAPAFFGAIFWKRGRSKAAVIGLVAGLIICYFGLILPQYYFSYNHEFKGFLRGLYEAFAFFNIPYFDRVNQIFFWSILVNAGLFTFISVSVKGDYRERNFAELYVDINKYIQNHENAFIWRGTAYVSDIKNILERFLGTQKTEQALRVFNLKYNIETNVETADSRFIKFSENLLAGRIGTASAKILIEGVTKEDKISLPEVLNILEESKENISLNKKLTEKSNELRSLSEKLQVANEHLIVKDRQKDDFLDSVAHELRTPITAIRAAGEILADDDDMPIEIKKEFLNNIITESDRLSEIINDILYLDKLEHGKTPLNIGRYNIIETYQKAIKPLLHLIKNNDIHLSLVNLLSDEFFNYDEARMIQVFQNIYGNALKFTDEQGMIQTKFLTQQEDLIIKIFNTGKHIPENDLDSIFDKFYQSNNQNIIKPIGSGLGLAICKNIMMAHNGNISAENSGLGVTFNLTLPTI